A genomic segment from Necator americanus strain Aroian chromosome III, whole genome shotgun sequence encodes:
- a CDS encoding hypothetical protein (NECATOR_CHRIII.G10413.T2), whose amino-acid sequence MQVPYWVVTLLCVQLYNRAAALSDEECANYHELRTSSDYATFVEDCAGKAVLGFENGVSNKFFASKLTQDDFNSLFENVVKASFKILIENTNFEQLKLPKLEELNGGLSIRNNKLLRTFQINKAHKFDRTINGPTVVTVDGNPVLGRESMDNLRHLCDYCDIFSWTKCSALDVVKPDSYGDLVNRCAGESIIKQKPGARFFLRANKMTQHQFNSLFYKATHVEMCLDFQDMQWKEITFPNLVRLIPCGYGDPSLRIVHNYYLTAINLPAYDSEGFGRLNPLNNVELKNNFVLPNEVLLSLKSNCRFCKLEQYKECDNLYSASTENATEFVDKCGGKRVMTPKEGHVLILDISTLTQELIDELFMDATHIKMCIILKGSQIRRLRMPRLKKAESCLPGRPAFEIEGNMYLEVIELPPDFDFNVYDYIFHISNNPRLPREILVIFDRCRGCSIETDTRCSMTSGGYKTVYELLQFCPGKRHIVFHDEISVTEYQLQQLCSEAIFLQMCFKIVNTNYRQINCPKLMYMKPCVQGKQVLTIVGNPLLTEVTIPLNVLYPKGEKILIVKKNQKLKQPTIEKLKQICPVCEIEGFFSKCSGMGPITDVNAFLMQCSGQPFIDGAPGVVLEVDLSHTTEEQLNGLFANVEEMQICITIKGSSITRLRFPKLKRWRSCAPGRAALTLINNYYLESLEFPSCKGCVDSAIIRNNPRLPRTVIVLITSWCSQCIVEEYVPSCGLGVGGFSAIDFVRACAGRDFIKPEGGPVYIRSSEVSEALFNAFCSKAVYMEVCIEISESYYRSIRCPHLREVRPCEPGKQVFTIVDNPRLVVVDIPAAVLYPRNEKILFVKKNKVLPQENIEKLKRICPACEIEFYFSKCSGLGPITNVDAFVQRCSGQPFIDGAEGVVLEVDLSRQTEGQINGLFANVVEMQICVTIKGSSIRRLVFPKLKQWKACAPGRAALILINNYYLESLEFPSCRERCVDSGTIRNNPRLPKTVIELIISWCSRCIVEVYVPSCGLGIGGFTATDFVRACAGKPYIKPEGVTIWIRSNEVSEEEFNAFCSKAVYMEVCIEISVSNYRSLRCPDLKEVKSCQPGKPAITIVGNLYFSIFEIPRTVRFPAGAHIFEIAGNPRLPTDTIRILKSICPQCRITYDYDCDLARPFTAKQFAAACQQHHVVRPLPGYILEFTSNDLTEMEMNAMCAEAIYLEACIVISASQYSSFRCPKLRELRSCQPGRAAITIINNPRFQVLEIPPSVTFPRGAIILEIYGNPLLPDDILEKYRKLCPHCKFGSEGECVLQPREYTDKELVRTCAGKKIIKPAEGFFLTLSSQFVTEAEMNALCSKATHMQICITIIDSNFKSLRCPYLKELKPCRPGEPAIKIVRNFQFSVLEIPNTLAFPKGTIIFEIEENPHLPLEKVKELLLICPLCHITANLACDLERRHYTEKELVAACAGKTIIRPAEGYMLVLKSKETTEEEFNALCSKAIYMEICIEITNSQFKRLRCPFLRELVPCQKGRPAIKIVGNIQFETLDVREDLKYPAGEPIFEISEVPHMALAHIKRLQRMCKHCKITANLGCGLNKRTYTDTEMVAACAGKTIVKPAEGYMLVMSSDTVSEAEMNAVCSKAVYMEICIVIRSSSFKSFKCPYLRELKSCKPGVPAIRIVGNPLLTDVSISKTLLYRVGTLEVRGNPNLSERSIMELKRLCPECIIRRQP is encoded by the exons ATGCAG GTACCATATTGGGTGGTCACCCTTCTATGTGTTCAGCTGTACAATAGAGCTGCTGCCTTATCAGACGAGG AATGCGCTAATTACCACGAACTCCGGACTTCTTCCGATTACGCGACTTTTGTCGAAGACTGCGCTGGCAAAGCAGTGCTTGGCTTCGAAAATGGAGTGTCCAACAAATTCTTCGCGAGCAAACTGACACAAGACGACTTCAACAGCTTATTCGAGAACGTCGTCAAGGCTTCGTTCAAAATCCTGATTGAGAACACCAACTTCGAGCAGCTGAAGTTGCCGAAACTTGAGGAACTGAACGGAG GTCTCTCCATTCGTAacaataagctgctgaggacGTTCCAAATAAACAAAGCTCACAAGTTTGATCGCACAATCAACGGACCTACAGTTGTGACGGTTGACGGCAATCCAGTGCTTGGTCGAGAGAGCATGGATAATCTGCGACACCTTTGCGATTACTGCGATATTTTCAGCTGGACGA AATGTAGCGCATTGGACGTAGTTAAGCCTGACTCGTACGGTGACCTTGTTAACAGATGTGCTGGAGAGTCTATAATCAAGCAGAAGCCGGGTGCTCGCTTTTTCCTACGTGCCAACAAGATGACACAGCACCAGTTCAATTCTCTATTTTATAAAGCCACCCATGTGGAAATGTGTCTCGACTTCCAGGATATGCAGTGGAAAGAGATAACCTTCCCAAACCTCGTTCGACTCATTCCGTGTGGCTACG GAGATCCATCGCTAAGGATCGTCCACAATTACTATTTGACTGCGATTAATCTGCCAGCCTATGATTCAGAAGGATTTGGTCGTCTGAATCCGTTGAACAATGTAGAACTCAAGAACAACTTTGTTCTACCGAATGAAGTTCTCTTATCATTAAAAAGTAACTGTCGTTTCTGCAAACTTGAGCAGTACAAAG AGTGTGACAACTTGTATTCGGCAAGCACTGAAAATGCCACTGAATTCGTAGACAAGTGCGGAGGAAAAAGGGTAATGACACCTAAAGAGGGTCACGTACTAATCCTGGACATTTCCACATTAACTCAAGAGCTCATTGATGAGTTATTCATGGACGCCACCCACATAAAAATGTGTATCATTCTCAAAGGTTCGCAGATCAGGAGATTGCGAATGCCTCGTCTCAAGAAAGCGGAGTCATGCCTACCAG GCAGGCCGGCGTTTGAAATCGAAGGAAACATGTACCTGGAAGTGATTGAGTTACCTCCTGACTTTGACTTTAACGTTTACGATTACATATTCCACATCAGCAACAACCCCAGACTGCCAAGAGAAATCCTCGTTATCTTCGACCGTTGCAGAGGGTGTTCGATAGAAACAGATACTA GATGCTCAATGACGAGTGGTGGATACAAAACGGTCTACGAATTGCTACAATTCTGTCCTGGAAAAAGACACATCGTATTCCATGATGAGATTAGTGTAACCGAATATCAACTCCAGCAGCTCTGTTCCGAAGCAATATTTCTACAAATGTGCTTCAAAATCGTCAACACCAACTACAGACAAATCAACTGTCCAAAGTTGATGTACATGAAACCATGCGTGCAAG GAAAGCAAGTGCTCACAATTGTTGGAAACCCGCTTCTAACTGAAGTTACTATCCCGCTCAACGTACTCTATCCAAAAGGAGAGAAGATCTTGATTGTCAAAAAGAACCAGAAACTGAAGCAACCAACCATTGAGAAATTGAAGCAGATCTGTCCGGTTTGTGAGATCGAAGGTTTCTTCTCAA AATGCAGCGGCATGGGACCAATCACCGATGTTAACGCGTTCCTCATGCAGTGCAGTGGACAACCGTTTATCGATGGAGCGCCTGGCGTGGTCCTAGAGGTGGACCTTTCTCACACCACCGAGGAGCAGCTAAACGGATTATTTGCGAATGTCGAAGAGATGCAGATCTGCATTACTATCAAGGGCTCTAGTATCACGAGGCTGCGCTTCCCAAAACTGAAGAGATGGAGGTCATGCGCACCTG GGAGAGCTGCGTTGACATTAATAAACAACTACTACCTGGAATCCCTAGAATTCCCCTCATGCAAAGGATGTGTTGATAGTGCCATCATCCGGAACAACCCTCGTTTGCCAAGGACGGTGATCGTATTGATTACCAGCTGGTGCAGTCAATGCATAGTAGAGGAGTATGTTCCAT CATGCGGCCTTGGCGTTGGAGGATTTAGCGCAATTGACTTTGTTAGGGCTTGTGCTGGAAGAGATTTCATTAAGCCCGAAGGTGGTCCTGTTTATATAAGGTCCAGCGAAGTGTCAGAAGCACTATTCAACGCATTCTGTTCCAAAGCCGTCTACATGGAAGTGTGTATCGAAATATCCGAGTCTTACTATAGGAGCATTCGATGTCCGCACCTCAGAGAAGTCAGACCTTGCGAGCCAG gaaagcaAGTTTTTACCATCGTTGATAATCCACGCTTGGTTGTGGTCGACATCCCGGCAGCTGTCCTGTATCCTCGGAACGAAAAGATcctttttgtaaagaaaaataaggtaCTACCGCAAGAAAATATCGAGAAGCTGAAGAGGATTTGTCCAGCTTGTGAGATCGAGTTCTACTTCTCAA AATGCAGTGGGTTGGGGCCGATCACCAATGTCGACGCGTTCGTCCAGCGATGCAGCGGACAACCGTTCATCGATGGAGCAGAAGGGGTGGTATTAGAAGTCGATCTTTCCCGGCAGACAGAAGGACAGATCAACGGACTGTTTGCGAATGTCGTCGAAATGCAAATCTGTGTTACGATCAAAGGAAGCAGCATCAGGAGGCTCGTTTTCCCAAAGCTGAAGCAATGGAAAGCTTGTGCGCCTG GGAGAGCTGCGTTGATATTAATAAACAACTACTACCTGGAATCCCTAGAATTCCCCTCATGCCGAGAAAGATGTGTTGATAGTGGCACTATCCGGAACAACCCTCGTTTGCCGAAGACTGTGATCGAATTGATTATCAGTTGGTGCAGTCGATGCATAGTAGAAGTATATGTTCCAT CTTGTGGCCTAGGAATTGGAGGTTTTACCGCAACTGATTTCGTCAGAGCTTGCGCAGGAAAACCGTACATCAAACCCGAAGGTGTTACCATTTGGATAAGGTCAAATGAAGTATCAGAAGAAGAATTCAACGCTTTTTGCTCAAAAGCAGTCTATATGGAAGTGTGCATTGAAATCTCCGTCTCTAACTACAGGAGCCTGCGATGTCCCGACCTCAAAGAGGTCAAATCTTGCCAGCCAG GGAAACCCGCGATTACTATCGTCGGCAATCTGTATTTCTCCATCTTTGAAATACCTCGCACCGTACGTTTCCCTGCTGGTGCGCACATATTTGAAATTGCTGGAAATCCGCGTCTTCCGACAGATACCATCAGAATCCTCAAATCAATCTGTCCACAATGTCGCATCACATATGATTATG ATTGTGATCTTGCGCGTCCATTCACGGCAAAACAGTTTGCTGCTGCCTGCCAACAACACCATGTAGTTCGACCTTTACCGGGCTACATACTCGAGTTCACATCAAACGATCTGACcgaaatggaaatgaatgcaATGTGTGCGGAAGCGATTTACCTGGAAGCCTGCATTGTCATCTCAGCATCCCAATACAGCAGTTTCCGATGTCCTAAGCTGCGAGAGTTAAGGTCATGTCAACCAG GGCGCGCTGCCATCACAATTATAAACAATCCTCGCTTCCAAGTGCTCGAGATTCCGCCGAGCGTTACCTTCCCCCGTGGTGCAATTATCTTAGAAATTTATGGAAACCCTCTTCTTCCAGAtgatattttggaaaaatatagGAAATTGTGTCCACATTGCAAGTTTGGATCTGAAGGAG AATGTGTCCTGCAACCACGTGAATACACTGACAAGGAACTAGTAAGGACTTGCgctggaaagaaaataatcaaacCTGCAGAAGGGTTTTTCTTGACGCTTTCCTCGCAGTTTGTGACAGAAGCTGAGATGAATGCTCTCTGTTCAAAGGCAACTCATATGCAAATTTGTATTACAATAATTGACTCAAACTTCAAGAGCTTACGTTGTCCATACTTGAAAGAACTGAAACCTTGTCGACCAG GAGAGCCAGCAATCAAAATCGTGCGAAACTTCCAATTCTCTGTCCTTGAAATCCCAAACACCTTAGCCTTCCCGAAAGGAACTATCAtctttgaaattgaagaaaatcccCATCTACCCTTAGAGAAAGTTAAAGAACTCTTACTAATATGCCCACTGTGCCACATAACCGCAAATCTCG CGTGCGACTTGGAAAGGAGACACTACACTGAGAAGGAACTAGTAGCAGCATGTGCAGGAAAAACTATAATCAGACCAGCAGAAGGATATATGCTGGTTCTTAAGTCCAAAGAAACAACAGAAGAGGAATTTAACGCTTTGTGTTCGAAGGCTATTTACATGGAAATTTGCATAGAAATCACCAATTCACAGTTCAAGCGCCTACGATGTCCATTTTTGAGAGAACTTGTTCCATGCCAAAAAG GTCGACCGGCTATCAAGATTGTCGGCAATATTCAATTCGAAACTCTCGACGTTCGCGAAGACCTCAAATACCCCGCTGGTGAACCTATATTCGAGATCAGTGAAGTGCCACATATGGCGCTCGCTCATATCAAGCGTCTTCAGAGAATGTGTAAACATTGTAAAATCACGGCCAATCTAG GTTGCGGACTCAACAAAAGGACGTACACAGATACGGAGATGGTTGCTGCATGTGCAGGAAAGACAATAGTAAAGCCTGCTGAAGGATACATGCTGGTGATGTCAAGCGACACCGTATCAGAGGCTGAGATGAACGCAGTCTGCTCAAAGGCAGTTTACATGGAGATTTGTATAGTGATACGATCGTCTTCGTTCAAATCTTTCAAGTGTCCTTACCTCAGAGAACTCAAATCCTGCAAACCTG GTGTGCCAGCGATCAGGATCGTTGGAAATCCTCTTCTCACTGACGTTTCGATATCGAAGACGCTGCTTTATCGTGTAGGAACGTTGGAAGTGCGGGGAAACCCAAACCTCTCAGAGAGATCAATCATGGAGCTCAAGAGGCTCTGTCCAGAATGCATTATCAGAAGGCAACCGTGA
- a CDS encoding hypothetical protein (NECATOR_CHRIII.G10414.T1), with translation MYVAMFGTVARFWSSFGIQKKEDRAAARSRIQKKEDRAAARSRIQKKEDRAAARSRIQKKEDRAEAAQTSPSRRPKMPRGAEGKASEPQLENFLAAMVEQMRIQHEEMKTLLTALAPTQRTTVQDVSKD, from the exons ATGTACGTAGCAATGTTTGGCACAGTTGCCCGATTTTGGTCTAGTTTTGG gattcagaagaaagaagaccgagCAGCAGCCCGATCgaggattcagaagaaagaagaccgagCAGCAGCCCGATCgaggattcagaagaaagaagaccgagCAGCAGCCCGATCgaggattcagaagaaagaagaccgagCAGAAGCAGCGCAAACGAGTCCATCGCGACGCCCCAAGATGCCGCGAGGAGCCGAAGGTAAGGCTTCGGAGCCACAACTCGAGAACTTTCTTGCAGCAATGGTTGAACAAATGCGGATTcaacatgaagaaatgaaaacgctGCTCACCGCCTTGGCACCCACGCAGAGAACCACCGTCCAGGACGTCAGCAAGGATTAA
- a CDS encoding hypothetical protein (NECATOR_CHRIII.G10414.T2), with the protein MFGTVARFWSSFGIQKKEDRAAARSRIQKKEDRAAARSRIQKKEDRAAARSRIQKKEDRAEAAQTSPSRRPKMPRGAEGKASEPQLENFLAAMVEQMRIQHEEMKTLLTALAPTQRTTVQDVSKD; encoded by the exons ATGTTTGGCACAGTTGCCCGATTTTGGTCTAGTTTTGG gattcagaagaaagaagaccgagCAGCAGCCCGATCgaggattcagaagaaagaagaccgagCAGCAGCCCGATCgaggattcagaagaaagaagaccgagCAGCAGCCCGATCgaggattcagaagaaagaagaccgagCAGAAGCAGCGCAAACGAGTCCATCGCGACGCCCCAAGATGCCGCGAGGAGCCGAAGGTAAGGCTTCGGAGCCACAACTCGAGAACTTTCTTGCAGCAATGGTTGAACAAATGCGGATTcaacatgaagaaatgaaaacgctGCTCACCGCCTTGGCACCCACGCAGAGAACCACCGTCCAGGACGTCAGCAAGGATTAA
- a CDS encoding hypothetical protein (NECATOR_CHRIII.G10415.T2), with product MFVSDEEVGHTFAYWYKRYGPVIKDSVLLDSKKRDLILTLDEDAYRKYADDILPKQPHEIDFETTVANLEKLFTSKKALIRQRDGTTGKNILGNGTCNVTEGTNLLGLEWCIQLPAYKELKDKYHCRMVTKEEANREEIIADLKKQYAEVFKCGLGRCVKTKAKLLLKDNAKKNEQIRLCGDFSTGLNNALQLHQHPLPTAEDVLTKLNGGQLFTQIDFAEAYLQVEVEEESKEMLTINTPRGLYRYNRLPFGVKSAPGVFQQIMDQ from the exons ATGTTCGTGTCCGACGAAGAGGTGGGTCACACTTTCGCCTATTGGTACAAGAGGTACGGACCGGTCATCAAGGATTCGGTCTTGCTGGATAGCAAGAAGCGCGATTTGATCCTCACGCTGGACGAGGATGCATATCGCAAATATGCTGATGACATACTACCGAAACAACCGCACGAGATCGATTTTGAGACGACGGTCGCAAATCTGGAGAAGCTTTTCACGTCAAAGAAGGCGCTGATTCGACAACG AGACGGGACAACAGGGAAGAACATCCTAGGTAATGGAACTTGTAACGTCACCGAAGGCACGAATCTGCTAGGACTGGAGTGGTGTATTCAACTTCCAGCGTACAAGGAGTTGAAAGACAAATACCACTGCCGAATGGTGACTAAAGAAGAAGCAAACCGAGAGGAAATCATCGCAGACTTGAAGAAGCAATACGCAGAAGTGTTCAAGTGCGGACTTGGCAGATGCGTCAAGACTAAGGCGAAGTTGTTGTTGAAGGACAACGCA aagaaaaatgagcaaatcCGCTTGTGCGGAGACTTCTCGACAGGACTGAACAATGCGCTGCAGTTGCACCAGCACCCGTTGCCCACCGCGGAGGACGTGCTTACGAAGTTGAATGGAGGACAACTTTTCACGCAAATCGACTTCGCAGAAGCATATCTGCAGGTGGAAGTTGAAGAAGAATCGAAGGAAATGCTGACGATTAATACGCCCAGAGGACTGTACCGCTACAATCGTCTACCCTTCGGCGTGAAGTCAGCACCTGGCGTATTCCAGCAGATCATGGATCAATGA
- a CDS encoding hypothetical protein (NECATOR_CHRIII.G10415.T1), producing the protein MFVSDEEVGHTFAYWYKRYGPVIKDSVLLDSKKRDLILTLDEDAYRKYADDILPKQPHEIDFETTVANLEKLFTSKKALIRQRDGTTGKNILGNGTCNVTEGTNLLGLEWCIQLPAYKELKDKYHCRMVTKEEANREEIIADLKKQYAEVFKCGLGRCVKTKAKLLLKDNAVPVFKK; encoded by the exons ATGTTCGTGTCCGACGAAGAGGTGGGTCACACTTTCGCCTATTGGTACAAGAGGTACGGACCGGTCATCAAGGATTCGGTCTTGCTGGATAGCAAGAAGCGCGATTTGATCCTCACGCTGGACGAGGATGCATATCGCAAATATGCTGATGACATACTACCGAAACAACCGCACGAGATCGATTTTGAGACGACGGTCGCAAATCTGGAGAAGCTTTTCACGTCAAAGAAGGCGCTGATTCGACAACG AGACGGGACAACAGGGAAGAACATCCTAGGTAATGGAACTTGTAACGTCACCGAAGGCACGAATCTGCTAGGACTGGAGTGGTGTATTCAACTTCCAGCGTACAAGGAGTTGAAAGACAAATACCACTGCCGAATGGTGACTAAAGAAGAAGCAAACCGAGAGGAAATCATCGCAGACTTGAAGAAGCAATACGCAGAAGTGTTCAAGTGCGGACTTGGCAGATGCGTCAAGACTAAGGCGAAGTTGTTGTTGAAGGACAACGCAGTACctgttttcaaaaagtag
- a CDS encoding hypothetical protein (NECATOR_CHRIII.G10416.T1) produces MINYYGSFVAEMRQLRAPLDALLKKNVPFKWNEECEAAFNRAKEVLASDLLLTHFDASLDIIVAADASDHGIGAVVLHRMPDGTEKAIWHASRILTAAERNYGQIEKEGLALIFAVRKFHGYIYVDSSSSRIISRCYTFSDQRKWCPYTR; encoded by the coding sequence ATGATCAACTACTATGGATCGTTTGTCGCGGAGATGCGCCAGTTACGCGCACCGCTGGATGCTTTGTTGAAGAAGAACGTTCCGTTCAAATGGAATGAGGAATGTGAAGCAGCCTTCAATCGCGCCAAGGAAGTGCTTGCTTCAGACCTGCTCCTGACGCATTTTGATGCTAGTCTGGATATAATTGTAGCGGCCGATGCATCAGACCATGGAATTGGAGCTGTGGTTCTGCACAGGATGCCGGATGGGACCGAGAAGGCAATATGGCATGCAAGCCGAATTCTCACCGCTGCAGAAAGGAACTAcggtcagatcgagaaagaGGGACTCGCCTTGATATTCGCTGTTCGGAAGTTCCACGGTTACATATATGTCGATTCAAGCTCCTCACGGATCATAAGCCGTTGCTACACATTTTCGGACCAAAGAAAATGGTGCCCGTATACACGATAA
- a CDS encoding hypothetical protein (NECATOR_CHRIII.G10417.T1), translating to MTLKSNIRRRQSLDKLTSCPNNIFSLIPPRPAQTEYIVIAKIEQDILGVQSAAVKALPVTRKTIEEESRKDERVSQVIWMLQTGTWPSKPKEQVNSWKALSHELSVQNGCLYFGHRIVVPASLQEAVLKQLHEGHPGMARMKMLARGYVYWTNINRDIEEAVRHCRNNQEAAKMPKKTVLNSWTTKKKPWDRIHIDYAGPLNGRMYLVVVDAYSKWPEVFEMST from the coding sequence ATGACTTTGAAATCGAATATCAGAAGACGACAGAGTTTGGACAAGCTGACGTCTTGTCCAAACAATATATTCAGCCTGATCCCTCCAAGACCGGCTCAGACTGAATATATTGTGATAGCCAAAATTGAACAGGATATTCTTGGTGTTCAGAGTGCTGCTGTGAAAGCACTGCCCGTGACCAGGAAAACTATTGAAGAAGAGTcaaggaaggatgaaagggtATCGCAggtcatatggatgctgcagACAGGAACATGGCCAAGCAAGCCTAAAGAACAAGTCAACAGCTGGAAGGCTCTGAGCCACGAATTGTCAGTTCAGAACGGATGCCTGTATTTTGGCCACAGAATCGTCGTGCCAGCCTCACTTCAAGAAGCAGTTTTGAAGCAACTGCATGAAGGACATCCAGGAATGGCAAGAATGAAGATGCTTGCCCGAGGATATGTGTACTGGACGAACATCAACAGGGACATCGAAGAAGCTGTACGCCACTGCCGTAACAATCAAGAAGCTGCGAAGATGCCAAAGAAGACAGTCCTCAATTCTTGGACCACTAAGAAGAAACCGTGGGACAGAATTCATATCGACTATGCGGGACCACTGAATGGTAGGATGTACCTTGTGGTAGTGGATGCGTATTCGAAGTGGCCAGAAGTCTTTGAGATGTCGACGTAA
- a CDS encoding hypothetical protein (NECATOR_CHRIII.G10418.T1), protein MLFARFGNPRVIVSDNGTQFTAKEFQEFCDMQGIEHVRSPPFHPQSNGQVERFADTLKRTLQKIKEGGTSEKLAEFLQCYRRTPCASTPGHLSPAEVFLGRQLRTSLTLLKESAKEERTRNVQIEEQFNRHHGAQKRSYHHEELVWVRDYRSGHEKWIPARVKNRYGRAVYD, encoded by the coding sequence ATGCTGTTCGCGCGATTCGGAAATCCCAGGGTGATCGTGTCAGACAACGGTACGCAGTTTACAGCGAAGGAGTTCCAGGAATTCTGCGACATGCAAGGAATTGAGCACGTTCGCTCGCCGCCGTTCCATCCACAGTCAAACGGTCAAGTAGAACGCTTTGCGGATACCTTGAAAAGAACCCTTCAGAAGATTAAGGAGGGAGGGACGTCGGAGAAACTTGCGGAATTTTTGCAGTGCTATAGAAGAACACCATGTGCATCAACGCCAGGACATCTTTCTCCAGCGGAGGTATTCCTAGGGCGCCAGTTGAGGACGTCATTGACGCTGCTGAAGGAATCAGCTAAAGAAGAACGAACGCGCAATGTGCAAATTGAAGAACAGTTCAATCGTCATCATGGAGCACAGAAGAGATCGTACCACCACGAAGAACTCGTGTGGGTGCGTGACTACCGCTCGGGACATGAGAAATGGATCCCTGCTCGTGTGAAGAATCGCTATGGACGAGCCGTGTACGACTAA
- a CDS encoding hypothetical protein (NECATOR_CHRIII.G10419.T1): protein MRGEKHRRVSCERTEASKMPFNQEDGRYHRNARTIADINDNVKDRTPIIVPPTTTRPARQRRPPRRLQPDPKMKTYAMHSS from the coding sequence ATGCGTGGAGAAAAACATCGGAGAGTTAGCTGCGAGAGGACTGAAGCTTCCAAGATGCCGTTCAACCAGGAAGACGGACGGTACCATCGTAATGCAAGGACGATCGCCGACATCAACGACAATGTCAAGGATCGAACACCAATTATCGTGCCGCCGACAACGACTAGACCAGCTCGACAACGCCGACCGCCTCGTCGATTGCAACCTGATCCGAAGATGAAGACGTACGCGATGCATTCATCTTAG